Proteins from a genomic interval of Spirochaetota bacterium:
- a CDS encoding fatty acyl-CoA synthetase, giving the protein MANIYYRDTIADMVRRAALRFGEKTAIVFRDTSLTFRQLEDDCCRFGHLMQQYGIEKGDRVAIIAFNSHYYPISFVGLSKIGAIQVPINYMLNGDEMAYIINHSKSKMVIVEDNLYNVIAPAKHKCTTVENWLFIPIEGTPTPPGFDNLNEMLQGMPTYDIATTVYPEDIAQIPYTSGTESKPKGAMLSHRALLSQYFSCIIEGEYQPNDISLHALPLFHCAQLHCFLMPFLYIGATNIILHKADPVAMMQLIEKYSITHMFSPPTVWIGIINHPEFKKYNLSSLKKAAYGASIMPVEVLKRLTEVFPGLRLWNYYGQTEMGPVATILKPEDQLKKPGSAGKPVLNVETALMDDDGNFVPVGEVGEIVHRSGHVMTGYLDDPEKTAEAFAYDWFHSGDLGRIDEDGYLYVVDRKKDMIKTGGENVASREVEEVLYQHPAIAEVAVFGLPDPKWIELVCAAVVLKKDMQATEEEIIAFAKQHLAGFKTPKKIFIMNALPKNPSGKILKRELRQTLAVETK; this is encoded by the coding sequence GGCTAACATTTACTACAGAGATACAATAGCTGACATGGTACGACGCGCTGCTTTGCGTTTTGGTGAAAAAACAGCAATTGTATTCAGAGACACCAGTCTAACATTCAGACAACTTGAAGATGATTGTTGTCGTTTTGGCCACCTGATGCAACAGTATGGCATAGAAAAAGGTGATCGTGTTGCTATTATAGCTTTTAATTCACACTATTATCCAATCAGCTTTGTTGGTCTTTCAAAGATTGGGGCAATTCAGGTACCCATTAACTACATGCTTAATGGCGATGAGATGGCATATATCATAAATCACTCCAAATCCAAAATGGTAATTGTTGAAGATAATTTATATAATGTGATAGCACCTGCAAAACATAAGTGCACCACTGTAGAAAACTGGCTTTTTATCCCGATTGAAGGCACCCCAACACCACCAGGTTTTGATAACTTAAATGAAATGTTGCAGGGCATGCCGACGTATGATATTGCAACAACAGTGTATCCAGAAGACATTGCACAAATTCCTTATACCAGTGGCACTGAATCAAAGCCAAAGGGCGCTATGCTATCGCACAGAGCGTTACTGTCACAGTATTTCAGTTGCATCATTGAAGGTGAATATCAACCAAACGATATCAGCCTGCATGCATTACCACTCTTTCACTGTGCACAGCTTCATTGCTTCCTCATGCCATTCCTGTATATAGGAGCAACAAATATTATTTTACATAAAGCAGACCCGGTTGCCATGATGCAACTTATTGAAAAATATTCCATTACACACATGTTTTCCCCGCCTACTGTATGGATTGGGATTATCAATCATCCTGAATTTAAAAAGTATAATCTTTCTTCACTAAAAAAAGCTGCCTATGGTGCCAGTATCATGCCAGTGGAAGTTTTAAAGCGGTTAACTGAAGTATTCCCTGGCCTGCGCTTGTGGAATTATTATGGCCAAACCGAAATGGGGCCAGTTGCAACAATATTAAAACCAGAAGATCAGCTCAAAAAACCAGGTTCAGCAGGCAAACCAGTACTCAATGTTGAAACAGCATTGATGGATGATGATGGTAACTTTGTACCAGTTGGTGAAGTTGGTGAGATAGTTCACCGATCAGGTCACGTTATGACAGGGTATCTGGACGATCCTGAAAAAACTGCCGAAGCATTTGCTTATGACTGGTTTCACAGTGGAGATCTAGGAAGAATTGATGAAGATGGGTATCTGTATGTTGTTGATCGTAAAAAAGATATGATAAAAACAGGTGGCGAAAATGTTGCATCACGTGAAGTTGAAGAAGTATTATACCAGCACCCTGCCATTGCTGAGGTTGCTGTATTTGGCCTGCCCGATCCCAAATGGATTGAACTTGTTTGCGCAGCAGTTGTATTGAAGAAGGATATGCAGGCAACAGAGGAGGAGATCATTGCATTTGCCAAACAGCATTTAGCAGGATTTAAAACGCCAAAGAAAATCTTTATAATGAATGCATTGCCCAAAAATCCATCGGGCAAAATATTAAAACGGGAATTACGTCAAACATTAGCAGTTGAAACAAAATAA
- a CDS encoding prolipoprotein diacylglyceryl transferase, producing the protein MYPILFQYKFITIGGYGVMLAIGIYMAYILFERELILSNINPDLAYKILLVAIPAGIIGSKVFHILDHMDEFLSDPAGTVFSGAGLSIYGGFLFALLFSYFIIKKSNEPVLKILDITAPCIAVGYGFGRIGCHVAGDGCYGIETSSIFGVAYPNGIVPISYAVYPTPLFESFFSFIVAIFLLQLRKKEFPQGTLFFIYLILNGLPRFFVEFIRRNPVVFAGLTQAQIIALGLIMAGIAGLVIVNHKKLLKA; encoded by the coding sequence ATGTATCCAATATTATTCCAGTATAAGTTTATTACCATTGGTGGATACGGTGTAATGCTTGCTATAGGAATTTATATGGCATACATTTTATTTGAACGTGAACTTATCTTAAGTAATATTAACCCGGATTTAGCATACAAGATATTACTGGTAGCAATTCCAGCGGGCATTATTGGCTCAAAAGTATTTCATATACTGGATCATATGGATGAATTTTTATCAGATCCAGCCGGTACAGTATTTTCTGGTGCTGGCCTTTCTATATATGGTGGATTTCTTTTTGCATTGTTATTCAGCTATTTTATCATTAAAAAAAGCAATGAGCCTGTTTTAAAAATTCTTGATATTACAGCACCATGTATAGCCGTTGGGTATGGTTTTGGAAGAATAGGTTGCCACGTTGCTGGTGATGGGTGTTATGGTATTGAAACATCAAGCATTTTTGGTGTTGCTTATCCCAATGGAATTGTACCAATATCCTACGCTGTGTACCCCACACCTCTTTTTGAATCATTTTTCTCATTTATAGTAGCAATATTTTTATTACAACTCAGAAAAAAAGAATTCCCACAGGGGACACTTTTTTTTATATACTTGATTTTAAATGGGTTGCCACGGTTTTTTGTGGAATTCATCCGAAGAAACCCTGTTGTGTTTGCTGGGTTAACACAGGCACAAATAATTGCATTAGGGTTGATTATGGCAGGCATTGCTGGGCTTGTAATAGTTAATCATAAAAAGTTACTAAAAGCATAA
- a CDS encoding 6-hydroxymethylpterin diphosphokinase MptE-like protein codes for MNNIFEKNILAITQRNESLAEIIKNTDYAPYVEVLHAKSGDAIPVVKKDTGYIAVHSKFDPIKEAQRLIDEFDCAQYDCIIVSGFGFGYHIEWLLKKVKKDATVLVLEQFPWMVAAAIAYRDLQNILSDRRIILLVNPDEETIAIHMRGRSSYKTLFITHRGSFQVNPERYTNLQRIAKAYISTKEVNIATLAKFEKLWTSNIARNIKEIISAPPAAAFFDMFKNVPAIIVNAGPTLTQSIPYIQKHYNSAIIVAVDTSLKVLEYYGIEPHFCITVDPQLINARYFEGVHSNRTVLIADPMVHPSTFLFYRGRKAITGVAFDMMKWIEQTIGSYGNLRYGGSVSTNAYDFAKRLGTHPIIMVGQDLAFTTGLAHVKGAYLDDHIFFRNYRTYTVEMFNRFQLTALPKIFVKGIKSRQVHTNQKMMIFISWFSRLNDPSLINATYDGAYIENVVHKTFNEITYQDSGINIWNAIDEIYTRCVPDERTIALHSENLIKQLDEMLGQTSAMDDILQRAIQYSEELIQNIKKRKTQSIALLVKKLDEIDNKLTELSVTKNLVGLTIQHIIHTVTEGYEIDETVTNEQEKVALKSLYLYKGMLEGLQYSTRVIKNMIVLLKQ; via the coding sequence GTGAACAATATTTTTGAAAAAAATATTTTGGCGATAACTCAACGTAATGAGTCTTTAGCTGAAATAATAAAAAATACAGATTACGCACCATACGTTGAGGTGTTGCATGCAAAAAGTGGTGATGCCATTCCTGTTGTGAAAAAAGATACAGGATATATTGCAGTACACAGTAAATTTGATCCTATAAAAGAAGCACAACGCCTTATTGATGAATTTGATTGTGCACAATACGATTGTATCATCGTATCTGGATTTGGATTTGGATATCATATTGAGTGGTTGTTGAAAAAAGTAAAAAAAGATGCAACGGTTTTAGTTCTGGAACAATTTCCATGGATGGTTGCAGCAGCTATCGCTTACAGGGATTTACAGAACATATTGAGTGACAGGCGAATTATATTGCTGGTCAATCCTGATGAGGAAACGATAGCCATTCACATGAGGGGAAGGTCCTCATATAAAACGCTGTTTATCACACATCGCGGTTCATTTCAGGTTAACCCTGAACGATACACCAATCTGCAAAGAATTGCAAAAGCATATATTTCCACCAAAGAAGTCAATATTGCCACACTGGCTAAATTTGAAAAATTATGGACTTCAAATATTGCTCGCAACATCAAAGAAATTATTAGTGCTCCTCCTGCTGCAGCATTTTTTGATATGTTCAAAAATGTTCCTGCTATTATAGTTAATGCTGGGCCAACATTGACACAAAGCATCCCATACATTCAAAAACACTACAACAGTGCCATAATAGTTGCGGTGGATACGTCCCTTAAAGTTTTAGAATATTATGGTATTGAACCGCATTTTTGTATTACGGTTGACCCGCAGTTAATAAACGCACGGTATTTTGAAGGTGTCCATAGTAATAGAACAGTATTAATAGCTGATCCCATGGTGCATCCTTCCACATTTTTGTTTTACAGGGGTAGAAAGGCAATCACCGGCGTAGCATTTGATATGATGAAATGGATAGAACAGACGATTGGCAGCTACGGAAATCTACGCTATGGAGGTTCAGTGTCAACCAATGCATATGATTTTGCAAAACGGTTGGGTACCCATCCCATTATCATGGTTGGGCAGGATTTGGCTTTTACCACAGGACTGGCTCATGTTAAAGGTGCATATCTGGATGACCATATATTTTTCAGGAACTATCGCACCTATACTGTTGAGATGTTTAACAGGTTTCAGCTTACTGCTCTACCAAAGATTTTTGTTAAAGGAATAAAAAGCAGGCAGGTTCATACTAATCAAAAGATGATGATCTTTATTTCCTGGTTTAGCAGATTGAATGACCCTTCATTGATTAATGCTACATATGATGGTGCGTATATAGAAAATGTTGTTCATAAAACTTTTAACGAAATTACGTATCAAGATTCCGGAATAAATATCTGGAATGCGATTGATGAAATATATACCCGTTGTGTGCCCGACGAAAGAACCATAGCGTTACATTCAGAAAACTTAATAAAACAATTGGATGAAATGTTAGGACAAACAAGCGCGATGGATGACATTTTGCAACGGGCAATACAGTATTCAGAGGAATTGATACAAAACATAAAAAAGAGGAAGACGCAATCGATAGCTTTGCTGGTAAAAAAACTGGATGAAATTGATAATAAGCTTACTGAACTTAGTGTTACAAAGAATTTGGTTGGGTTAACCATACAGCACATTATTCATACAGTCACTGAAGGCTATGAAATTGATGAAACGGTTACTAATGAACAGGAAAAAGTTGCTTTAAAATCCCTGTACTTATATAAGGGAATGCTTGAAGGACTACAGTATAGCACCCGAGTTATAAAGAATATGATAGTATTATTAAAGCAATAG
- a CDS encoding penicillin-binding transpeptidase domain-containing protein: MENVSHKRRIIITLIFISIIAVLLILKITQLHFSSRVIVNNKNGIIKRGDIIDANGYPLAVSIYKYSIFADPRKVTNPDIVALKLSAILAIPQSEIKDLLTRDRHFVWIKRKVDDGVINKVKELSLPGIYVKKEYARAYPEGTLASQVIGFVNIDNIGLEGIEYKYNDVLFYSDSSGQIEQKGLTVQLTLDRSVQYIAQKAINTYAGHVKPKKAVAVVYEIKSGKILALALYPQFHPEYFYNYDKSVLTCFSVVDAFEPGSTMKVFAAITLLEHLPDALKRTYICKGNVEVYDATIKCTKEHGKVTLNDIITYSCNAGIIQAMQPVKKEYLYQTLTRFGFGQKTGIQLPGEAPGILRNTEQWSGLSKYSMAIGQEISVTSVQLVAAFGAIANNGIYMYPQIVNQIQNNNGEIVTKFFPKTKGKILNETIAKTILSMMHNVVIEGTGKKAYVAGYGTGGKTGTAQKSLPQGGYIPEAYVVSFVGIAPVDNPDICILVMFDEPVYGGSGGELAAPVFSDIAKRVLPLRGFGSVAINATKANPLQYKPFQDDVLPNFIGQTDTIALRKLINLQHKYPIQYIMKGKGKVVAQDPKPGVPLKKVATITLVLE; the protein is encoded by the coding sequence ATGGAGAATGTATCGCATAAACGAAGAATAATTATTACATTAATCTTTATCAGTATTATAGCCGTATTATTAATACTAAAAATTACACAACTACATTTCAGTTCCAGAGTAATAGTTAATAATAAAAATGGTATAATAAAGCGTGGGGATATCATTGATGCAAATGGATATCCCCTTGCTGTTTCAATATATAAATATTCTATATTTGCTGATCCGCGTAAAGTTACCAATCCTGATATTGTAGCATTGAAACTTTCAGCTATACTTGCCATCCCTCAATCAGAAATAAAGGATCTGCTAACTCGTGACAGGCATTTTGTATGGATTAAGCGAAAGGTTGATGATGGTGTGATTAACAAAGTAAAGGAATTATCTTTGCCAGGTATTTATGTTAAAAAAGAATATGCTCGCGCATATCCTGAAGGCACATTAGCATCACAGGTTATTGGTTTTGTCAATATTGATAACATAGGGCTTGAAGGTATTGAATATAAATATAATGATGTATTATTTTATAGCGATAGTTCCGGTCAAATAGAACAAAAAGGGTTAACGGTACAGCTGACACTGGACAGATCAGTACAGTATATTGCACAGAAAGCAATTAATACATACGCCGGACATGTAAAACCAAAAAAAGCCGTTGCTGTGGTTTACGAAATTAAGTCGGGAAAGATACTAGCACTTGCGCTGTATCCACAATTCCATCCTGAATATTTTTATAATTACGATAAATCTGTGTTAACATGCTTTTCTGTTGTTGATGCGTTTGAACCTGGATCAACAATGAAGGTATTTGCTGCTATAACCTTACTGGAACATCTACCGGATGCCCTCAAAAGAACGTATATTTGCAAAGGCAATGTTGAGGTATATGATGCAACCATAAAGTGCACAAAGGAACACGGCAAGGTTACTCTGAATGATATCATCACCTATTCATGTAATGCAGGAATCATTCAGGCAATGCAACCGGTAAAAAAAGAATATTTATATCAAACTCTTACCCGTTTTGGATTTGGCCAAAAAACAGGTATACAGCTTCCCGGTGAAGCTCCCGGAATCCTTCGCAATACAGAGCAATGGTCAGGTCTTTCAAAATATTCTATGGCTATAGGGCAGGAAATATCAGTGACCTCTGTGCAGCTTGTTGCTGCTTTTGGAGCTATCGCCAATAATGGCATATATATGTACCCTCAGATAGTAAATCAGATTCAAAACAACAATGGAGAGATAGTCACCAAATTTTTTCCAAAGACAAAGGGGAAAATATTGAATGAAACGATAGCAAAAACCATTCTTTCAATGATGCATAACGTTGTTATTGAAGGAACAGGAAAAAAAGCATATGTTGCAGGCTATGGCACAGGAGGGAAAACCGGGACGGCTCAGAAATCGTTGCCACAGGGTGGCTATATTCCTGAAGCGTATGTTGTTTCCTTTGTTGGGATTGCCCCGGTTGATAATCCCGATATTTGCATTCTTGTTATGTTTGATGAACCGGTTTATGGAGGTTCGGGCGGTGAACTGGCAGCACCTGTTTTCAGTGATATTGCAAAACGAGTGTTGCCGCTTAGAGGGTTTGGAAGTGTAGCTATCAATGCTACGAAAGCTAATCCTTTGCAATACAAACCATTTCAGGATGATGTATTGCCAAATTTTATTGGTCAGACTGATACCATTGCTTTGCGCAAGCTCATAAATTTACAGCACAAATATCCGATACAGTATATAATGAAAGGGAAGGGCAAAGTTGTTGCTCAGGATCCAAAACCGGGAGTACCCTTAAAAAAAGTTGCTACTATTACGCTGGTTCTGGAGTAA
- the lepB gene encoding signal peptidase I, producing the protein GTYAIGGFLCSVFMLRILNDFIKWRKFENATLTASPSGVSIQTKNENYHFNAKDITYLEVNFFSNLVIRERYRSLGFPLMLVSNDDREKLIHYFYDMSPKRTVMFKKIWEMFDAILVAFILAMHIRQFIIQAYYIPTGSMEDTLLVGDHLLAEKITYGPTIPQMIGMKKPIHLSFLSIRPVKRGDIIIFRPPNEEEKDFIKRCIAVEGDEVHIDDGAVWVNGVKLDEPYVKGVTSYRGFSEKRIEGVVPKGMIVAMGDNRENSYDSRGFGYVPLDRIKGKAFILYWNTDNIKNLDFSRLGLIK; encoded by the coding sequence CGGGACATACGCTATAGGTGGTTTTTTATGCAGTGTATTTATGCTTAGAATACTGAATGATTTTATTAAATGGCGAAAATTTGAGAACGCCACATTGACAGCATCTCCGTCAGGGGTTAGCATTCAAACAAAAAATGAAAACTATCACTTTAATGCAAAAGATATTACATACCTTGAAGTCAATTTTTTCAGCAACCTGGTAATACGTGAACGGTATCGGAGTTTAGGATTCCCACTCATGCTGGTAAGCAATGATGACAGGGAAAAGCTTATACATTACTTTTATGACATGTCTCCTAAACGAACGGTAATGTTCAAAAAAATATGGGAAATGTTTGATGCCATCCTTGTTGCATTTATCCTTGCCATGCATATACGGCAGTTCATTATTCAGGCGTATTATATCCCAACAGGTTCAATGGAAGATACCTTGCTTGTTGGGGATCACCTTTTAGCCGAAAAGATAACATATGGGCCAACTATCCCTCAGATGATAGGAATGAAAAAGCCAATACATCTTTCCTTTTTAAGTATACGGCCTGTTAAGCGTGGTGATATCATTATATTCCGCCCTCCTAATGAAGAAGAAAAAGATTTTATAAAGCGGTGTATAGCGGTAGAGGGTGATGAAGTGCATATTGATGACGGTGCTGTATGGGTTAATGGTGTAAAATTAGATGAGCCATACGTCAAAGGCGTCACATCATACCGGGGATTCAGTGAAAAGCGCATTGAAGGGGTTGTTCCTAAAGGGATGATAGTAGCAATGGGTGATAACCGAGAAAATTCCTATGACAGCCGTGGTTTTGGGTATGTTCCGTTAGACAGGATTAAAGGTAAAGCATTTATTTTATACTGGAATACGGATAACATTAAAAATTTAGATTTTTCACGGCTTGGTTTAATCAAATAA